In Garra rufa chromosome 14, GarRuf1.0, whole genome shotgun sequence, the genomic stretch TGACTGCCACACTCCTCTGGCCCGCCCCAGGACACCAGTCCTTGTGCCATCCATCTCCCACTGCGGGCATCCTGGGTGACAAACGCTCCTCCACTGTCCCCCAAACAAGTATCCTGACCACCCTCATAGAATCCAGCGCAGAACATATTACTGGTGATGTTGTAGTTGACAGAGCGGGATGCATAACTAGCTTTGCATTCGTCCTGCGGCACAACTGGGAGTTTCACATACTGGAGCAGCTCAGAGACAGTGCTTGAATCCGAGGTCAGGCCACTGGTGGAAGCAGAAGTGTTGGCCGTGTTGATGCCCCAACCAGCTACTATGCCCAATGTGTTGGGCAGGGGTGTCAGGGCATGACCTTCTACACCTGGCCTCGGTAGACAGATGGGTCTTATTAACTCAGACAGCACCACCTCCTGGCTGAGTTTAACAAGAGCAATGTCGTTGTTATAGTTTTGAGGATCAAACTGAGGATGGAGGATGACTTTCACTACGGAGCGGTTGGTAGCCAAGTGCTTATCCCGTACGTCCGTGAACCCTAAGTGGACTCGGATGTGTTCAGAAGCAACAGGGACGACGGAAAGATCACGACGGTGAGATCTGAGCACGTGAGCGGCTGTGAGAACCCAGGTGGGGGAGAGGAGAGCGCCACTGCCAAACCAGCGGTCCTCAGGGACACGGGACACATCCTCTACTGAGAGGAGAACCTGCCAGGGGAACAGACCAGGAGATGCTGTTCTGCCACCAACGATTCGCTTCTGGATGGCTGGGAAGAGCTGTGATTGTTCACCACATGCTGAAACAAAAATGCACCCGTTAATAtagaaatacagttgaggtcaaaagtttacatacaccttgcagaatctgcaaaatgataattattttaccaaaataagagggatcatacaaaaaataGGGAtctattttttcacactgagggcagctGAGAGCCTCATacagtatgcaactattacataaggtttgAACACtaactgatgctttagaaggaaaaatgatgcattaagagccaggggtgtaaacttttgaacagaataaaaacgcatacacttttcttattttgccaaaatatcatatttttttcatttagtactgccattcagaagctacagaagatacttacatgtttcacagaagactAAATAAGTACAATCTTTATTTTGATCTTTAAATTCATTATGTTTGCTTATGAACATCAGCTTTTGACCTcagcagtgtcacatgattaacTCACAATATTGATACCTGGTTCTTCTTGAACCACAAAAAACTACTGGAGGTTCATTGAGGGGAAAGAGATGTGAACTGCATAATGATTTTCACTGACTGAGTGAGTCTAATTCGAAATGCCAACTCTTGTGCATGTTTGAGACTGTTTTGTGAATCTTTATGAATGACTCATTCAAAGAACTgaatcataagagtcatttgtttgtgattcAGATGTTACATTTCGTGATGTGTTCACCAGCGTGCCCTCTAAAGAAATTAATGTCATTTATTGATTAGATTTCAAATGCTTGTCATCTTTTTTCCCCCGCATTTTTGTTGCAATGTCTTGTCCTGAAAAATTCATTCTTTACCATATCTAAAGCATTACATTTAAAGTTTAAGCCTTACCAAGAGGAGTGCTTGCTAGTGGAGTGGGACGCTGAGATTCAGGATTGGTACTTAAGGTTTCTTCGAAATCTCCTACAGTAAACACATCAACAACAGTGGCAGATACTCTAGTCATGTAGGTTAATACTAAGTTATGctaaaactacaaaaaataagtcctattattataaaacaattaaacaaaacagagttaacattatttaatgcaagagtgattttaaaataattgactcTTGGTAACACACCTTACCTGGTAGACAGGTGGGCAGTGGCGTCCCATCCTCGCTCACCCATTCCCCACTCTGACGACATGTGTAAGTGTCTGTAAGGCCAGTCAGGGTCAAATACACAGTGACATCTAATATGAACTGACTTAAACGCAGCAATGACTGACAGTGAAATACTTACTGTTGATGTGGGGAGAGTCTCGGCAGCTGTACTGGATTTTGGATCCAAACACAGTAGTGTTTCCAGAAGTCTCATAAACCACCTCACCCAGAACTACATCCACTGGACCACAGTCAACGACTAAAGAAGATAATGAGAAAGAAGTTAAATAAATTAAAGAGCTAACAAAGTCATGTTTGGATACTTTGGGTGaaggttttggttttatttatatttatattttgatttgatttgattcttTTCTCTAGttcttgaatgtttttttttattattacaattgaatGAAGAGATTACATAAAAATCTTTAGAATCTTGACAGAATATAAGTATGGCATTATTTGTTTAATGGATAAGATGGGATGATTTATTTGAGCAGGATGAGGTGAAAACTGTATGGATGTTAAGAATGAATCATATATTCTAGAAAATAATTACAGGAATTCTCAAAGGTGATTGGTGGATTTTACAGTTGGACATGCCATGCATATTATGAGAGGATTCATGATGGAAGAGATTTAATTTGATGAATACATAAACCATTTAAATAGTGAAGATCACAATCATACCAAACATTAAGTGTCCTCTCTTCAACATGTGTTGTCCGTTCCCAACAGGTGAGGCAGTTTTGTAGTCCTGTTTGAAAGTCTAagtgcatttttgtgtatgtatTTCTGTCTTAAATTGAAGTATTGAAAGGAATATGTACTACTGACTGAAGGGATGTATAGttatatatatacatgtacatGCTCACTGGTTTGTTTCACCTTAGAGACCTGAATACATATGAAATAACATTAATGACCAGTAGATGGAGACATTCCATGATACATAAACTCAGAGTGGCCTTCAAACTACACCACTTTCACTGTCAGAACAACAAAATTAGATTTGGGCATTGAGGATGTGAACTTATTGATAATGTTTAGCACAGACaaaatgcaatatataatatttaatcacATCAAAACAATTTCAATTGCTTTTAGAGCTGTGAATTAATCAGAATATGTGcttataaataaaaatgcatcttACATACTCATAGACAACTGAACTGAGTGAAAAcggagtgttatttatttaactcATCAGTTTATTCAATCTTTTTTATTAAATGcgtttttgccttttttcacaaCAGAGCCAAACCTCAAACCACAATAAACTAATTTTAGAGAACAAACTATTCACAGAACAAAATGTTCCCcaaacaaaatgttaatttagtCCAGGACTAGGCTTAATCTGGGTAACAGACTGGGAAGCAAACCTAGTATAAATACAGAGATTTAAGAATTAATTTTTGTCATGAGATACTTAAAATATGGGTGAGGAATAATACCTGAATGCTTTGGAGTActaaaaaaagaaacacaaagcTGTGTAAGGGacagtaaaataacaaaaacatacaGGATGTACATTAACTAGCATGATGCTAATTAATTTCAAACATTAGCAGACCCATCGAAACAGCAAACTACTTTTGGAGAAATGCTAGGGTCAATttgatttttaaatggttttgaaaaaagtctcttatgcgcaataagcctgcatttacttgatttataatacagtataaaaattaATATTGCTTAAGAAAACGGAATTTTTTTGAAttattactcttcagtgtcacacgatccttcagaaatcattagaatattctgatttggaaacatttctttttatcaatgttgaacagtttgctgcttaatatgtttgtgGAAACACAATAAATTTGAGTAAAaggttaaaaaacagcatttatttgaaatattttgtaacaatatacacttctgctcaccaaacttgcatttatttgatccaaaatatagcaaaagcagttatattgtaaaatatttttactatttaaaataagtaatgatgctaaaattcagctttgaaatcacaggaataaattacattttaaatatattcaaatagaaaagaattattttaaatactaaaaatatttcaaaattgtactgtttttgctgtactttggaatcaaataaatgcaggcttggtgagcagaagacacttctttaaaaaacattaaaaatcgtcctgtccacaaacttttgactggtagtgtaaatgtctttactgtcacatttgatcaatttaattgaaacaaatatatatatatatatatatatatatatatatatatatatatatatatatatatattcatcagTAGTGTATATTTCAAGCTCTACATCCATAATGTACTATGGGCATTGTAGTTCGTAGTTGAAAGTAATTGGCTACCAGCCAATCCCTTTAGATTTTAACTCAGTATCTGATTGGTTAAAATGCTTGGTAGGGAACGATGCCTCCTTTGAGATTCCTTCTCTGGCGGCAGCAAGGAAAAGAAGAATAAGAAGAGAAAGGGCaagtgagaaaaaaagacaggagGAAAACAGAATTACAGAGTCTCTTTTAAAAGACTTACTTTTACACAGCGGGACGTCACTGCTCCACTTCCCATCCCTCTGACACTCAATCTGATAATGCTCAAATTCTTGTTCACCCTGTAAGAGAGAATGTGAGTGTCAGTTGTGTGATGTAAAACAGTACTGATTTCTTTCAATTAGCTTGCATCAGCCCCTGGCTTTATCAGCCCAAGTGAATGGCGACCTTTCCCTGACCTGTCTCAGCAAGTATCCAGGGTCACAGGTCAACGTAATGTGATCTTTGAAGATGTAATTAGACTGCAGAGGCTCCAGGTGTCCATTAAGGGGCGCCGCCAGAGGAGAGCATTCAGAACCTGAAGATAACAACATTTGCATCTTTGCCACTGCACCATACACAGAAAAGTTATACACACAAAGTAATTGATGTAATGTAATGTCATTAATTTTAGCAATATTATGCATCAGTCAGTCTCTGACCAGTGGAGGTGTAAGTGAGTTTCCATCCAAGATTCTCTCCAGAGTTGTCACTGTGAAACAGGATGTTGACTATGTTACTTTCTATCTGGAACTTCCCTGGTGACCGCTCACCACAAAATGGGCCAAGCTCCTTGTCTCCTGCATTAATCTGTAGATAAAGGAtcattattataatgcattttatctagtatagttcaccccaaaaattcaattctgtcatgaattacttacCTTtttgtcgtttcaaacccattagaccttcgttcatctttggaacacaatttaagatatttttgatgacatttgagagctttctgaccctgtatagacgaccacgtttaaggcccagaaaggcagtatagacattgttaaaaaaaaaaaaaaaaacatttttggttgtTTTCTTAGCTCAcaaatgtattcttgtagctacctttctgggccttgagcatgtcagttgtgttgctgtctatgcagggtcagaaacagtgttgccaagtccacggccgcaggttgtttttcaaGACCGCAAATTGAATCAACCCCAATAATGTTATATTTAGCCCCTGAAATGCAAACTGCGCCAGGGGAACCCTACCTAAAAATGTTCATTTTACTCCCCAGAACGCGATTGGGACACTTTTGAGttgcaattgggtgggttttgttgtgaaaacctggcaaccctggtcagaaagttctcggatttcataaaaaatatctgtgttctgaagataaacgaagatTTTATGGGATTAAAACGACATCaaggtgagtaatcaatgacagaattgtaatttttgggtgaactatccatttaaaaatTTAGTATTTAATCTTTATTGATGGGAGAAACTAAGCTTTTAGAAACTTTGAATCAATTTAAGAAATTGCTGCACAAAGTGATTTACATTTTCGAAGCGCTC encodes the following:
- the masp1 gene encoding mannan-binding lectin serine protease 1 isoform X1 → MKLTRVIVILAQCIWPLWTQVIHLTDMYGTIKSPNFPESYPKEIELQWNITVPDGYQIRLYFMHFDIEPSYLCEYDYLKLYSETEVLAVFCGKENTDTEQVPADDVMMSPRNVLSVAFRSDFSNEERYSGFEAHFSAVDVDECRDRNDEDLVCDHFCHNYIGGFYCSCRYGFLLHSDNRTCKVECNESVYTERSGEITSADFPKPYPKSSDCMYRIELEEGFLITLEFDDTFDIEDHPEATCPYDFIKINAGDKELGPFCGERSPGKFQIESNIVNILFHSDNSGENLGWKLTYTSTGSECSPLAAPLNGHLEPLQSNYIFKDHITLTCDPGYLLRQGEQEFEHYQIECQRDGKWSSDVPLCKIVDCGPVDVVLGEVVYETSGNTTVFGSKIQYSCRDSPHINNTYTCRQSGEWVSEDGTPLPTCLPGDFEETLSTNPESQRPTPLASTPLACGEQSQLFPAIQKRIVGGRTASPGLFPWQVLLSVEDVSRVPEDRWFGSGALLSPTWVLTAAHVLRSHRRDLSVVPVASEHIRVHLGFTDVRDKHLATNRSVVKVILHPQFDPQNYNNDIALVKLSQEVVLSELIRPICLPRPGVEGHALTPLPNTLGIVAGWGINTANTSASTSGLTSDSSTVSELLQYVKLPVVPQDECKASYASRSVNYNITSNMFCAGFYEGGQDTCLGDSGGAFVTQDARSGRWMAQGLVSWGGPEECGSQRVYGVYTRVANYVHWLHRHMDVGRWW